A region from the Paenibacillus humicola genome encodes:
- a CDS encoding extracellular solute-binding protein → MEKNLKKPSFYRVLVPALSGILAMSAILSGCGSASQSSQPASGSDSTSSSGGKTGSVSKLTLWDIQTQDSQKLIVDETDKFNKAHSDIQVTPQWFQNDPYKDKIRISLGAGNPPDIFYNWGGGPLADYVKAGDVVDLTSYLNADSAYKNKFIDSVWGPATVDGKIYGVPTEGSAGELLYYNKALFKKYNLDPPTTWDNLLKAVKVLKDNGIAPIALEGKSQWPEMIWVQYLTARLGGTQVFDKIAKGEPGSWSDPAILKALQYCQQLVDMGAFQTGYTSLDADKNESEPLIVTGKAGMIAQGSWVYSNFQTNYPDFVKSGDLGYTAFPTIDPQYGDIAVGAPSSYYSISSKSKNPEAAMTYLKEVSLNDDEVTAYINKLGAIPPVKNIDDQLKASPTADFQIWLHGIIAKAPTVQLYWDQYLSATLAKQLLDNISKVFIKQETPQQLVDNMNKNMAAAPK, encoded by the coding sequence ATGGAAAAGAACCTTAAGAAACCAAGCTTTTATCGCGTTCTTGTCCCTGCGTTATCGGGGATTTTGGCGATGTCGGCGATCCTGTCGGGCTGCGGCTCCGCCTCGCAATCGTCCCAGCCGGCTTCCGGATCCGACAGCACTTCCTCAAGCGGCGGCAAAACCGGAAGCGTTTCCAAATTAACGCTCTGGGACATCCAAACCCAAGACAGCCAGAAATTGATCGTGGACGAAACCGACAAATTCAACAAGGCGCACAGCGATATTCAAGTTACGCCGCAGTGGTTTCAGAACGATCCGTACAAGGATAAAATCCGGATCTCGCTCGGAGCGGGCAACCCGCCGGACATTTTCTACAACTGGGGCGGAGGGCCGCTTGCCGACTATGTCAAAGCGGGCGATGTCGTGGACTTGACGTCTTACTTGAATGCGGATTCGGCCTACAAGAACAAGTTCATCGATTCGGTATGGGGCCCGGCCACTGTGGACGGCAAAATCTACGGCGTGCCTACCGAAGGCAGCGCGGGCGAGCTGCTCTACTACAACAAAGCGCTGTTCAAGAAATATAATCTCGATCCGCCGACGACTTGGGACAACCTTTTGAAAGCGGTTAAAGTGCTGAAGGATAACGGAATCGCTCCGATTGCCCTGGAAGGCAAAAGCCAATGGCCGGAAATGATCTGGGTGCAGTATTTGACCGCACGCCTCGGCGGCACACAGGTATTCGACAAAATCGCCAAGGGCGAGCCGGGCTCCTGGTCCGATCCGGCCATCCTGAAAGCGCTGCAATACTGCCAGCAATTGGTCGATATGGGCGCGTTCCAGACCGGCTACACGTCCCTCGACGCGGACAAGAACGAATCCGAGCCGCTGATCGTCACGGGCAAGGCGGGCATGATCGCCCAAGGCTCCTGGGTTTACAGCAATTTTCAGACCAACTACCCGGACTTCGTCAAGAGCGGCGATCTCGGCTACACGGCGTTCCCGACGATCGATCCGCAGTACGGCGATATTGCCGTGGGAGCGCCGAGCAGCTACTACTCGATCTCTTCCAAATCGAAAAATCCGGAAGCGGCGATGACGTATTTGAAAGAGGTAAGCCTGAACGATGACGAAGTAACGGCGTATATCAACAAATTGGGAGCGATTCCCCCGGTCAAAAACATCGACGACCAATTAAAAGCGTCTCCAACCGCCGATTTCCAAATCTGGCTTCACGGCATCATCGCGAAGGCTCCGACCGTTCAGCTGTATTGGGACCAATACTTGTCGGCCACCTTGGCCAAGCAGCTGCTTGACAATATTTCAAAGGTCTTCATCAAGCAGGAAACGCCGCAGCAATTAGTGGACAATATGAACAAAAATATGGCCGCGGCGCCAAAATAA
- a CDS encoding glycoside hydrolase family 2 protein, giving the protein MKTIVQLDEGWKLKGFEPFEALSAADGRLAGADGWLDTAVPAQVHEVLLREGIIEDPAEWGKTQACQWVAEQDWIYRRTFAFDGPAGPGVRAYLHFKGLDTLADVYVNGELVARHNDMFVPLRTEVTGRLRAVNELVLHFRSAHAYIRQLELPSEWEGKIRRSRLLRKHEHDFAPYLSAKPYFTRVGVYDSVQLELVDETEIAETDLRIGLTEGYRQGKVQTTVFGSGYAEGSVLKLEVRGPDGRLAAEYAGRIDPGSGGSWQHRCELTVDAPELWWPRGYGGQPLYEVTVTVLAGGEVKDRETKRVGFRDVVMEKPLDFVINGRRVKLWGAQSAPLTGITHRWDNEKSNRLLDLLENGNMNAQRIWGGSDRYDDRFYEETDRRGILVWQEFFHDYGMYPDTDEYRDLCRKEAEYQVKRLKHHPSLLFWCGGNECFMGAEFELPGVPYIGGEIFLEDYKRICETLDPDRYYHINSPWGGAYCNDPLEGDTHSYTNTWYVPGADYPVLIAEEIRTSPPAEKSFLRYMGGRERAWPEGYSGLITKKDKYPWPDTWTEKTTTFGWRKIPPIEQFYDSDDLESAVYKFGAAHGLYLRKIIENNRRGKPSASPEGERICKGHFVCRWNDSWPVIYGSMIDYYGEPYIPYYAVKRAYEPVLLSFDVGDFIYLWIVNDGIRDVKGTVHIKLFDPEANRFAAETARQVYAAPGESELICDLNEFKQFSRQYVLYAYLTGENGERLARTNDFVDIEKHLHFPEAKLTLETDGEALIVTTDKFARCIELGGVSEDGDEFGWLFEDNYFDLLPGETKRVNILGRHAKGTITAKPYYSPYASTVEYGV; this is encoded by the coding sequence ATGAAAACGATCGTACAGTTGGACGAAGGCTGGAAGCTGAAGGGCTTCGAGCCTTTCGAGGCTTTAAGCGCCGCAGACGGACGGCTGGCCGGCGCGGACGGCTGGCTCGATACGGCCGTTCCCGCCCAGGTGCACGAAGTATTGCTGCGCGAAGGGATAATCGAAGATCCGGCGGAGTGGGGCAAGACGCAGGCGTGCCAGTGGGTTGCCGAGCAGGACTGGATTTACAGGCGCACATTCGCGTTTGACGGCCCTGCCGGACCGGGCGTGAGGGCATATCTCCATTTCAAAGGACTGGATACGCTGGCCGACGTCTATGTGAACGGAGAGCTCGTCGCCCGCCACAACGACATGTTTGTGCCGCTTCGGACCGAGGTGACCGGCCGGCTGCGGGCGGTTAACGAGCTTGTCCTTCATTTTCGCTCGGCGCATGCGTATATCAGGCAGCTGGAGCTGCCGTCCGAATGGGAGGGGAAAATCAGGCGCAGCCGCCTGCTGCGCAAGCACGAGCATGATTTCGCCCCGTACTTGAGCGCCAAGCCGTATTTCACGCGCGTTGGCGTGTACGACAGCGTGCAGCTCGAGCTCGTCGACGAGACGGAAATCGCCGAGACCGATCTCCGGATCGGGCTGACCGAAGGATACCGGCAGGGGAAGGTGCAGACGACCGTTTTCGGCAGCGGGTATGCGGAGGGGAGCGTCCTGAAGCTCGAGGTCCGCGGGCCGGACGGGCGGCTGGCCGCGGAATACGCCGGACGAATCGATCCTGGCTCCGGGGGAAGCTGGCAGCACCGCTGCGAGCTGACCGTCGACGCTCCCGAGCTGTGGTGGCCGCGCGGCTACGGCGGACAGCCGCTGTACGAGGTGACCGTGACCGTACTGGCCGGCGGCGAAGTCAAGGACCGAGAGACGAAGCGGGTTGGCTTCCGCGACGTCGTCATGGAGAAGCCGCTCGACTTCGTCATCAACGGGCGGCGCGTAAAATTATGGGGCGCCCAGTCCGCGCCGCTTACCGGCATCACGCATCGCTGGGACAACGAGAAATCGAACCGGCTTCTCGATTTGCTGGAGAACGGCAACATGAACGCACAGCGCATCTGGGGCGGGAGCGACCGGTACGACGACCGGTTTTACGAGGAGACGGACCGGCGGGGCATTCTTGTCTGGCAGGAATTTTTTCACGATTACGGCATGTATCCCGATACGGACGAATACCGGGACCTGTGCCGGAAGGAAGCGGAATATCAGGTGAAGCGGCTGAAGCACCATCCGTCCCTCCTGTTCTGGTGCGGCGGCAACGAGTGTTTCATGGGCGCGGAGTTCGAGCTGCCCGGCGTGCCTTACATCGGCGGGGAAATTTTTCTCGAGGATTATAAGCGGATTTGCGAAACGCTCGACCCGGACCGTTATTATCATATCAATTCGCCGTGGGGAGGCGCCTACTGCAACGATCCGCTGGAAGGGGACACCCACAGCTATACGAACACCTGGTACGTGCCGGGCGCCGATTACCCGGTTCTGATCGCGGAGGAAATCCGCACCTCTCCGCCGGCGGAGAAGAGCTTCCTCCGTTATATGGGCGGGAGGGAACGGGCGTGGCCCGAAGGCTATTCCGGCCTGATTACGAAGAAGGACAAGTACCCGTGGCCCGATACGTGGACGGAGAAAACGACGACGTTCGGCTGGCGGAAAATTCCGCCGATCGAGCAGTTCTACGATTCGGACGATCTGGAATCGGCCGTGTATAAATTCGGCGCTGCGCACGGGCTTTATTTGCGCAAAATTATCGAAAACAACCGCAGGGGCAAGCCTTCCGCGAGCCCCGAAGGCGAGCGGATCTGCAAAGGGCATTTCGTCTGCCGTTGGAACGATTCATGGCCGGTCATTTACGGCTCGATGATCGATTATTACGGGGAGCCGTACATTCCTTATTATGCCGTGAAGCGGGCGTACGAGCCGGTGCTGCTCTCCTTTGACGTCGGCGATTTCATTTATTTGTGGATCGTCAACGACGGCATCCGGGATGTGAAAGGAACCGTTCATATCAAGCTGTTCGACCCGGAGGCGAACCGTTTCGCCGCCGAGACGGCAAGGCAGGTATACGCAGCGCCCGGGGAATCGGAGCTGATCTGCGACCTGAACGAATTCAAGCAATTTTCCCGCCAGTATGTCCTGTACGCGTATTTGACCGGCGAGAACGGCGAACGGCTCGCCCGGACGAACGATTTTGTCGATATCGAGAAGCATCTGCATTTTCCCGAAGCGAAGCTGACGTTGGAGACGGACGGCGAAGCGCTGATCGTGACGACGGACAAGTTCGCCCGGTGCATCGAGCTCGGCGGCGTTAGCGAAGACGGGGACGAGTTCGGCTGGCTGTTCGAGGACAATTATTTCGATCTGCTGCCTGGCGAAACGAAGCGGGTGAACATTTTGGGCCGGCACGCGAAAGGTACGATTACGGCCAAGCCGTATTATTCGCCTTACGCCAGCACGGTCGAGTACGGAGTTTGA
- a CDS encoding sensor histidine kinase, producing the protein MKTLLSILKGPRSLRNKLFAVLLSSTLIPLALIGTISYYTIYSVLEHKIEDGIRSNLSQTKQSLETSLNHLKYVSQQLSLDGSVGQNLSIYLATTDLYEKKLRRDEVVDELNLISFSNPSLGMVCYYMPQERKVLFANYCPASGLDLAGLPVFDDYSDSLGFAYYGPHGSLNSLNGKPVLSIAREAGLDNKSLYIYIETEGVQSIFGDSGDGGGGGFGDGASLLIVDHNGIVTYSRSESFPVGSRYAAQRSGSGDYLFPDASSQGWSIVSVIPRADYNREINEWLLRFFVLGISSLGVSVLFAWAVWRTVYRPLRSLSREIALISRSHFLSPLKFTDVKEFDFLLLRFQDMRMRIRELLHEVKEKEKRKAALEVEKLMHQINPHFTHNTLDTIRWLARMEGHDEIDRLVSTLNKVLYYNLGKGKTATIGDELGALANYVTLQQIRYNFKFDVRIDTDPAVRDAHIPRFILQPLVENALYHGGMADDGVIQVTIGRETDGRIGIRVTDNGTGMDEEAVQRLLLGPDERDGDERSPRGKAGLGIGIRYVRRMIDVQFGGRADFRIDSEIGFGTTIRILFPFE; encoded by the coding sequence GTGAAAACGCTTTTATCGATTCTGAAAGGACCGCGTTCCTTAAGGAACAAGCTGTTTGCCGTCCTGCTGTCCAGCACGCTCATCCCGCTCGCTCTAATCGGGACGATCTCGTATTATACGATTTATTCCGTGCTCGAGCACAAGATCGAAGACGGCATCCGCAGCAATTTGAGCCAGACGAAGCAGTCGCTCGAAACGTCGCTCAACCATCTCAAATACGTCTCGCAGCAGCTGTCCCTTGACGGCAGCGTCGGCCAGAACCTGTCCATTTATTTGGCGACGACCGATCTGTACGAGAAAAAGCTGAGGCGCGACGAGGTGGTCGACGAACTGAATCTGATCAGCTTTTCCAATCCGAGCCTCGGCATGGTCTGCTACTATATGCCGCAGGAGCGGAAAGTGCTGTTCGCCAACTATTGCCCGGCCTCCGGGCTCGATCTCGCCGGTCTGCCGGTATTCGACGATTACAGCGACTCCCTTGGGTTCGCTTATTACGGGCCGCATGGTTCGCTGAACAGCCTGAACGGCAAGCCGGTGCTGTCGATCGCGCGCGAGGCCGGGCTGGACAATAAGTCGCTTTATATTTACATCGAAACCGAAGGCGTGCAGAGCATCTTCGGCGACAGCGGCGACGGAGGGGGCGGCGGCTTCGGCGACGGCGCAAGCCTGCTGATCGTCGACCACAACGGCATCGTCACGTACAGCCGGTCCGAGTCGTTCCCGGTCGGCAGCCGGTATGCGGCGCAGCGAAGCGGCAGCGGCGATTATTTGTTTCCCGACGCGAGCAGCCAGGGCTGGAGCATCGTCAGCGTAATTCCGCGGGCGGACTACAACCGGGAAATCAATGAGTGGCTGCTGCGCTTCTTTGTCCTCGGGATCTCCTCCCTCGGTGTCAGCGTGCTGTTCGCCTGGGCCGTCTGGCGGACGGTGTACCGCCCGCTGCGCAGCCTGAGCCGGGAAATCGCGCTCATTTCGCGCAGCCATTTTCTGTCGCCGCTCAAGTTTACGGACGTGAAGGAATTCGACTTTTTGCTGCTGCGGTTTCAGGACATGCGGATGCGCATTCGCGAGCTGCTGCACGAAGTGAAGGAGAAGGAGAAACGAAAGGCAGCGCTCGAGGTCGAAAAGCTGATGCACCAGATCAACCCCCATTTTACCCACAACACGCTCGATACGATCCGTTGGCTGGCGCGCATGGAAGGCCACGACGAAATCGACCGGCTCGTCTCCACGCTGAACAAGGTGCTCTATTACAACCTCGGCAAAGGCAAAACGGCCACGATCGGGGACGAGCTCGGGGCGCTCGCCAATTACGTTACGCTGCAGCAGATCCGTTATAATTTCAAGTTCGACGTGCGGATCGATACCGACCCCGCCGTGCGGGACGCGCATATTCCGCGCTTCATCCTGCAGCCGCTCGTCGAGAACGCGCTGTACCACGGCGGCATGGCGGACGATGGCGTCATTCAGGTGACGATCGGGCGGGAGACGGACGGGCGGATCGGCATCCGCGTGACGGATAACGGAACCGGCATGGACGAGGAGGCGGTGCAGCGGCTGCTGCTGGGGCCGGACGAGCGGGATGGAGATGAGCGAAGTCCGCGCGGCAAGGCGGGCTTAGGGATCGGGATCCGATACGTCCGCCGTATGATCGACGTACAGTTCGGCGGCAGGGCCGACTTCCGGATCGACAGCGAAATCGGATTCGGTACAACGATTCGGATCCTCTTTCCATTCGAATGA
- a CDS encoding carbohydrate ABC transporter permease has product MNQPAAVQAMPRPAQAGKAGFRISTVVKVLLSLAWWLFTFYPIFYILFTSFHGQEGFLVDSVWLPPAHPTFQNYIDVMHSGFVRYFANSLIVSVVSVVCIVVFSLTASYVLVKVTTAATKFIFNLILTALAIPLQALIIPVYSMIYHGGMYDTYWGLILPSIAFGLPLTILIMVNFVRDIPAALYDAMVIDGVGEYGLLIRLIVPLTVPALFAVGIYQFIGVWNNFLFPLVLTQSENMRLLPLAVVSFVGEHSVDIPAIMAAVVLSALPLILGYIFSRRYLLMAMSSGLGASK; this is encoded by the coding sequence ATGAACCAACCCGCAGCCGTTCAAGCGATGCCGCGCCCCGCACAAGCAGGGAAAGCCGGCTTCCGGATCAGTACCGTCGTCAAAGTGCTGCTGTCCCTGGCGTGGTGGTTGTTCACGTTTTACCCGATCTTTTATATTTTGTTTACAAGCTTTCACGGACAAGAAGGGTTTCTGGTCGACAGCGTCTGGCTGCCGCCCGCCCACCCGACCTTCCAGAACTACATCGATGTGATGCATTCCGGATTCGTCCGTTATTTCGCCAACAGCCTGATCGTATCGGTCGTCAGCGTCGTCTGCATCGTCGTGTTCTCGCTCACGGCCAGCTATGTGCTCGTCAAAGTGACGACCGCGGCGACCAAGTTTATTTTCAACCTGATCCTGACGGCGCTCGCCATTCCGCTGCAAGCGCTGATTATCCCGGTCTACTCGATGATCTATCATGGCGGCATGTACGATACGTATTGGGGGCTCATCCTGCCCTCCATTGCGTTCGGACTTCCGCTCACCATTCTCATCATGGTCAATTTTGTGCGCGATATCCCTGCCGCGCTTTACGATGCGATGGTCATCGACGGCGTGGGCGAATACGGGCTGCTCATCCGGCTGATCGTCCCGCTGACGGTTCCGGCGCTGTTTGCCGTCGGCATTTATCAATTCATCGGCGTATGGAACAACTTTCTGTTCCCGCTCGTGCTGACGCAATCCGAAAACATGAGGCTGCTGCCGCTTGCGGTCGTGTCCTTCGTCGGCGAGCACTCCGTCGATATTCCGGCGATCATGGCGGCGGTCGTCCTGTCCGCGCTGCCGCTCATATTGGGCTACATTTTCTCGAGGCGCTACCTGCTGATGGCCATGTCGTCGGGGCTTGGAGCCAGCAAGTAG
- a CDS encoding aldo/keto reductase, translated as MNDNLFPLKRRGITASRIVYGTTGLGGSNNVDPLTAEDVRKAEEAVNAALEAGMTMFDHADIYSGGKAEAVFGSVLRKRSGLRETIVIQSKCGMRFADGEAPHRYDFSKDHILRSVDGSLRRLGTEYLDILLLHRPDPLARPDEIAEAFETLKRSGKVRYFGVSNMNAGQMKMLQQALPEPLVANQLEMSLLRSDWVDQGVLVNQPASAGVAFPEGLLEHCMLENVQLQAWSPLAKGLYTGRKLDDAPETVVRTRELVAAMAERKGTTGEAIVLGWLMRHPALIQPVIGSANPERIGRCRDAVRQAELMTREEWYTLYTAAKGRTVT; from the coding sequence ATGAATGACAATCTGTTTCCGTTGAAGCGGCGGGGCATTACGGCAAGCCGGATCGTTTACGGCACGACGGGGCTGGGCGGCAGCAACAATGTCGATCCGCTGACGGCGGAAGATGTTCGGAAAGCGGAGGAAGCCGTAAACGCGGCGCTGGAAGCCGGGATGACGATGTTCGATCATGCCGATATTTATTCTGGCGGGAAAGCCGAAGCCGTTTTTGGAAGCGTTCTCAGAAAGCGCTCGGGGCTGCGTGAAACGATCGTGATTCAGTCGAAATGCGGCATGCGGTTTGCGGACGGCGAGGCTCCGCACCGGTACGATTTTTCGAAGGACCATATTCTTCGTTCGGTGGACGGCAGTCTGCGCAGACTGGGGACGGAGTACCTCGACATCCTCCTGCTGCATCGGCCCGATCCGCTTGCCCGTCCGGACGAAATTGCCGAAGCGTTCGAAACGCTGAAGCGCTCTGGCAAGGTCCGGTATTTCGGCGTATCCAATATGAACGCCGGGCAGATGAAAATGCTGCAGCAGGCGCTGCCCGAGCCGCTCGTTGCGAATCAGCTGGAGATGAGCCTGCTCCGTTCGGACTGGGTCGATCAAGGGGTACTGGTCAATCAGCCGGCGTCCGCCGGCGTCGCCTTCCCGGAAGGGCTGCTCGAGCACTGCATGCTGGAAAACGTACAGCTTCAGGCGTGGTCGCCGCTTGCCAAAGGGCTTTATACCGGGCGGAAGCTCGACGACGCGCCGGAGACGGTTGTCCGCACCCGCGAGCTGGTGGCGGCGATGGCGGAGCGCAAAGGCACGACCGGTGAAGCGATCGTGCTCGGCTGGCTGATGCGCCATCCGGCTCTCATTCAGCCGGTGATCGGCTCGGCGAATCCGGAGCGGATCGGCCGCTGCCGCGACGCGGTGCGGCAGGCGGAGCTTATGACGCGCGAGGAATGGTATACGTTATACACGGCGGCGAAAGGCCGGACCGTCACGTAA
- a CDS encoding carbohydrate ABC transporter permease, which translates to MLFKRLNLKLFLLLVPALVFFFAFIIYPVFDAVYTSFFQSDGLSKPVWVGFANWTSELSSPTIYHALGLTLLVMVLSWAVQTPLSLVIGLFLSRESRFTTVLSIFYFTPLLFSAAALGIAWSYILNPNFGLVQAVITNILHLHYVADLLGNTHAVLFTLIVIIAWEFIPFHTLLYQSGARAIPVSLYEAAQLDGVTSWTRLWHITIPQLKNTIVTSSVIMLTGSLTYFDIIFVLTNGGPGDSSDVIALEMYKTAFQQYQFGPGSTIAVTMTVFGLLLSLVLVKTTGFSRMESQMEGA; encoded by the coding sequence TTGCTTTTCAAACGCCTGAATTTGAAGCTGTTCCTATTGCTTGTGCCAGCGCTTGTGTTCTTCTTCGCCTTCATCATTTATCCGGTGTTCGACGCCGTATACACGAGCTTCTTCCAATCCGATGGTCTTTCCAAGCCGGTTTGGGTCGGATTTGCAAACTGGACCAGCGAGCTGAGCTCGCCAACCATCTATCACGCCTTGGGTCTGACCCTGCTTGTCATGGTCCTCAGCTGGGCCGTCCAAACGCCCCTGAGTCTTGTCATCGGACTGTTCCTGTCCCGGGAAAGCCGGTTCACGACCGTCCTGAGCATCTTTTATTTCACCCCGCTGCTGTTCTCCGCGGCGGCGCTCGGCATTGCCTGGAGCTACATTCTCAATCCGAACTTCGGTCTGGTGCAGGCCGTCATTACCAATATTCTGCACTTGCATTACGTAGCGGACCTGCTCGGGAACACGCATGCCGTCCTGTTCACGCTGATCGTCATTATCGCCTGGGAGTTCATTCCTTTCCATACGCTGCTTTATCAATCCGGGGCAAGGGCCATACCCGTCTCGCTGTACGAAGCGGCCCAGCTGGACGGCGTCACGAGCTGGACGCGGCTGTGGCACATTACGATTCCCCAGCTGAAAAATACGATCGTCACGTCCTCGGTCATCATGCTGACCGGATCGCTCACCTATTTCGACATCATCTTCGTGCTGACGAACGGCGGTCCGGGCGACTCCTCCGACGTGATCGCGCTGGAAATGTATAAAACGGCATTTCAGCAATATCAGTTCGGCCCCGGCTCGACGATCGCGGTGACGATGACGGTGTTCGGCCTGCTGCTGTCGCTCGTTTTGGTGAAAACAACGGGCTTCTCCAGAATGGAAAGCCAGATGGAAGGTGCTTGA
- a CDS encoding enolase C-terminal domain-like protein, translating to MKITDVEVWALHGSIDAEWAHEERSANPLDFYPDYAKRDQPSVPDGSRLPVDRHYVVVRTDEGIDGLYGPIVYEEQAHIMVRTIKPFLVGQNPLDIERLWDQMSVGRHAHTGYFMMALSAIDNALWDLRGKYFGAPVYRLLGGPTRTEIPVYASTLGFSLAPGEAGKQAKRLAEEGFAAQKWFFRHGPSAGGEGRTANLRMAREVREALGESGDFMLDCWMGWDVPYALDMMDRLRELRPLWLEEPLKPAQLDGYKTLRARGALPLAAGEHLYTRKEFKPYFDAGALDYAQPDPDWTGGITELRKIAVLAETYDVKFIPHGCTAMPNLHVIAALPPSVCPYLEYLIRYQRQQNHFHKNKLVPAGGFLPLPEKPGLGIELDEGAIESKTIYG from the coding sequence TTGAAAATAACCGACGTCGAAGTGTGGGCATTGCATGGCTCGATCGACGCGGAATGGGCGCACGAAGAACGCTCCGCGAATCCGCTGGACTTCTATCCGGATTATGCGAAGCGGGACCAGCCTTCTGTGCCGGACGGCAGCCGGCTGCCGGTGGACCGGCATTACGTCGTCGTCCGGACGGACGAAGGGATCGACGGCCTGTACGGTCCGATCGTTTACGAGGAGCAGGCCCATATCATGGTCCGCACCATCAAACCGTTTCTGGTCGGCCAAAATCCGCTCGATATCGAGCGGCTGTGGGATCAGATGAGCGTCGGCCGGCACGCCCACACCGGTTATTTCATGATGGCGCTGAGCGCGATCGACAACGCGCTGTGGGACCTGCGGGGCAAATATTTCGGCGCGCCCGTCTACCGGCTGCTCGGCGGGCCGACGCGCACGGAAATTCCCGTCTATGCCAGCACGCTCGGCTTTTCGCTTGCGCCCGGCGAGGCCGGAAAGCAGGCCAAGCGGCTCGCCGAGGAAGGCTTTGCGGCGCAGAAATGGTTTTTCCGCCACGGCCCTTCCGCCGGAGGCGAAGGCAGAACGGCGAACCTCCGCATGGCGCGGGAGGTTCGGGAAGCGCTCGGCGAATCGGGCGACTTCATGCTCGACTGCTGGATGGGGTGGGATGTCCCTTATGCGCTGGACATGATGGACCGGCTGCGCGAGCTGCGCCCGCTCTGGCTGGAGGAGCCGCTTAAGCCGGCGCAGCTGGACGGCTACAAGACGCTTCGCGCGCGAGGCGCTCTGCCGCTTGCGGCCGGCGAGCACCTGTATACGCGAAAGGAGTTCAAGCCGTACTTTGACGCCGGCGCGCTCGATTACGCCCAGCCGGACCCCGACTGGACCGGAGGCATCACGGAGCTGCGCAAAATCGCCGTCCTCGCGGAAACGTACGACGTAAAATTCATTCCGCACGGCTGCACGGCAATGCCGAATTTGCACGTCATCGCAGCGCTTCCGCCATCCGTCTGCCCGTATCTGGAATACTTGATCCGGTACCAGCGGCAGCAGAACCATTTTCATAAGAACAAGCTCGTGCCTGCCGGCGGCTTCCTGCCGCTGCCGGAAAAGCCGGGTCTCGGAATCGAGCTTGACGAAGGGGCGATCGAAAGCAAAACGATATATGGGTAA